One window of the Salvia splendens isolate huo1 chromosome 1, SspV2, whole genome shotgun sequence genome contains the following:
- the LOC121805172 gene encoding BES1/BZR1 homolog protein 3-like translates to MESERGRKVLKGCIKTTKGPWVVRRATKDGGHVMKYRYPSEKERLNNKQREQLRRSVKHKIFKGLKAHGNYHLPKHADSNDLLKALCHEAGWHVEEDGTIFRTKGGDVEKMPRLVDDENEEESYCKCGDEGEEPDTTLTL, encoded by the exons atggagagtgAGAGAGGTAGGAAGGTTTTGAAAGGGTGCATCAAAACAACGAAGGGGCCGTGGGTGGTGCGACGCGCCACCAAAGATGGCGGCCACGTGATGAAGTATCGGTACCCGTCTGAGAAGGAGCGGCTGAACAACAAGCAGAGAGAGCAGCTCCGCCGCTCAGTGAAGCACAAGATCTTCAAAGGGTTGAAGGCTCACGGAAACTATCATCTCCCCAAGCATGCCGACTCCAACGACCTCCTCAAAGCCCTCTGCCACGAGGCCGGTTGGCATGTCGAAGAAGACGGCACAATTTTTAGAACCAAG ggAGGAGATGTGGAGAAAATGCCAAGATTGGTTGATGATGAGAATGAAGAAGAGAGCTACTGCAAATGTGGAGATGAGGGGGAAGAGCCTGATACAACTCTCACTCTCTAG